CTCTCGCTGGTGTTCTCGGTCTTCGCGGGCCGGCTCGTCCAGCTCCAGCTGATCGACTCCGACGCGCTGGCCGCCGACGCCAACACCAACCGCTACCAGGAGATCCCGCTCACCGCGGAGCGCGGCTCGATAACGTCCTCCGACGGCGTCGCGCTCGCCACCACCGTCGACGCGTACGACATCACCGCCGACCCGCAGATGTTCACCCCGGCCGCCACCGGTGTGCCCGACGCGCCCGAGCAGGCGGCCGCACTGCTGGCGCCGATCCTCGGCGTGCCCAAGGAGCAGCTCGCCTCGGACCTGCACACGCCCAAGACCCGGTACAAGCGGCTGGCCGCCCAGCAGACGCCCGACACCAAGAACCAGATCAGCGACCTCAAGGCCGGCCTGGACAAGCAGGCCGGCTCCAAGGCGTGCCAGGCCCAGAAGGCACTCCTGCGCCTGCCCGCCGACCAGGGCGGACGGACCAGGGTCGACAACGAGTGCGCCAACCCGCTGGCCGGCGTCTTCAACCGGGACACCCAGCGCCGGGAGTACCCCTCCGGCGGCCTCGCCTCCAACCTGGTCGGCTTCGTCAACGCCGAGGGCGTCGGCTCGGGCGGCCTGGAGCAGCAGTACCAGCAGCAGCTGGCGGGCAAGGACGGGCGCAGCAGCTACGCCCAGGCGGGCGGCCGCCTGGTGCCCACCTCCGGCGGCTCGATGGACGCCGCCGTGCCGGGCACCGACCTGCGCCTGACGGTGAACCGGGACATCCAGTGGGCGGCGCAGCAGGCCATCACCGACCAGGTCGCCAACGCCGGGGCGCAGAAGGGCTACGTCATCGTCCAGGACGTGAAGACCGGTCAGGTGCTGGCGATGGCGACCTCGCCGGGCTTCGACCCCAACGACCTGCGCTCCGCCAAGGCCGACCAGCTCGGCAACACCGCGCTGCAGGACGTCTACGAGCCCGGCAGCACGGCCAAGCTGATGACCATGGCGGCCGTGCTGGACACCGGCAAGGCGACCTGGGACACCCACGTCACCGTCCCGAACACGCTGCAGCGCTCGGACCACGTGTTCCACGACGACGTGGACCACGCGACCTGGTACCTGACGCTGGCCGGGGTGCTCGCCAAGTCCTCGAACATCGGGACCATCGAGGCCGCCGAGCAGCTCGGGGCCACCCAGCCCGAGTCCAACAAGGTGCTCTACGACTACCTGCGCAAGTTCGGCATCGGCCAGCCGACCGGCCTGGGCTTTCCGGGGGAGACCCCCGGCCTGCTCGACAGGCCCGAGGACTGGAAGGCCTCCAAGCAGTACACCATCCCCTTCGGCCAGGGCCTGTCGCTGAACGCCCTGCAGGCCACCTCGGTGTACTCCACCATCGCCAACGGCGGTGTGCGGGTCGCCCCGAGCGTCGTCCAGGGCACCACCGCACCGGACGGCCACTACACCCCGGCCGCGCCCGCCGCGCAGAGCCGGGTGGTCAGTGAGCAGACCGCCAGAACGCTCACCGGGATGCTGGAGTCGGTCGTCACGGACGAGCAGGGCACCGGCGGCGCGGCGGCCATCCCCGGCTACCGGGTCGCGGGCAAGACCGGCACGGCCAACCGGGCGGACGGCAAGGGCGGCTACTCCGGCTACACCGCCTCCTTCATCGGCTTCGCCCCCGCCGACCAGCCCCGGGTGACCGTCTCCTGCGTCATCCAGGACCCGGTCAACGGCCACTTCGGCGGCCAGCTCTGCGGGCCGGTGTTCAAGCAGGTGATGGAGTTCTCGCTGAAAACCCTCCAGGTCCCGCCGAGCGGCAGCGCGGCGCCCAACCTGCCCGTCGACTGGAAGCCGTGATCAACGATGACCACCGAGCCCCACGATGTGTTCCCGGTCACAGCGGCCCCCGCGCCGGCCGGGGCGGCGCGGTCGCGGTTTGGCCCTGGGCGGCCCGAGGCCGATAGCCTGCCCGCCGTGCCGAAACCCGATCAAACCACCGTGAGCCCGCCCCGCCCCGACCGGGTGGCGGCGCTGCCGCTGCCCGAGGTGGCCCGCCTGCTGGGTCTGCCGCCCGTCGACGGGGGCCCGGTCAGCGGCGTCACCCACGACTCCCGCGCGGTGCGCCCCGGCGACGTCTACGTGGCCTTCCCCGGCGCCAACCACCACGGCGCCGCCTTCACCGCCCAGGCCGCCGCGGCCGGCGCCGTCGCCGTGCTCACCGACCCGGCCGGTGCGGAGCTCGCCGCCGGCGCGGGCCTGCCGCTGCTGGTGGTGGACCGCCCCCGGGCCCGGATGGGCGAGCTCGCCGCCGCCGTCTACGGCCACCCCGCCGACCGGCTGCTCACCATCGGCCTGACCGGGACCAACGGCAAGACCACCACCTCGTACCTGGTCGAGGGCGGTCTGCTGGGCGCCGGCCGCGCCCCGGGCGTGATCGGCACCGTCGAGATGCGGGTCGGCACCGAGCGGATCAAGAGCGAGCGCACCACCCCCGAGGCCACCGACCTGCACGCCATCCTCGAGGTGATGCGCGAGCGCGGAGCCGACGCGGTGACCATGGAGGTCTCCAGCCACGCGCTGGTCTTCGGCCGGGTGGACGGGGTGACCTACGACGTCGCGCTGTTCAACAACCTGACGCCGGAGCACCTGGACTTCCACCCCGACATGGAGGACTACTTCCAGGCCAAGGCCCGGCTCTTCGCCCCCGGCAGGTCCAGGGCCGGGGTCGCCAACGCGGACGACGCCTACGGCCGCCGGCTCGTCGCCGAGGCCCGGATCCCGATGACCACCTTCTCCGCCCGGGGCGCCGCCGACGCCGACTGGCGCGCGGTGGACGTCCAGCTCGGACCGGTCGGCTCGACCTTCCGGGTGCTCGGCCCCGACGGCGCGGCCGCGGACGCCTCGGTGCCGCTGCCGGGCCCCTTCAACGTCGCCAACGCGCTGGCCGCGATCACCGTGCTGGTCACCGCCGGGCTGCCGCTGGACCGGGCCGTCGCCGGCATCGCCGCGGTGGCCGGAGTGCCGGGCCGGCTGGAGCGGGTCGACGCCGGCCAGCCGTACGTCGCCGTGGTCGACTACGCCCACAAGCCGGACGCCCTGCAGGCCGTCCTGGAGTCGCTGCGCGAGGTCACCAAGGGCCGGCTGCACGTGGTGGTCGGCTGCGGCGGCGACCGCGATCCGCACAAGCGCGCCCCGATGGGCGCCATCGCGGCGCGCCTGGCCGACACCGCTGTGCTGACCAGCGACAACCCGCGCAGCGAGGATCCGCTCGCGATCCTGGCCGCCATGCTGACCGGCGCCGCCGGCGTCCCCGAGACCGAGCGTGGCGCGGTCCTGGTGGTGCCCGACCGGGCCGAGGCCATCGCGGACGCGGTGACCCGCGCGCACGCCGGCGACACCGTCCTGGTGGCCGGCAAGGGCCACGAACTTGGCCAGTACGTACGAGACGAGATCCGCCCCTTCGACGACCGGGAAGTCCTCCGGGACGTCATCTCCCGCTCCTCGGCCGCCCGGGGCACCCGAGGAGTGGAACAGCCGTGATCGCACTGACCCTCGCCGAGGTCGCCGCCGCCGTCGGAGGCACCCTGGACGGCGCCGACCCGGCCGCCACGGTGACCGGACCGGTCGTGGTGGACTCCCGGCAGGTGCGCCCCGGCGGCCTGTTCGTGGCCTTCGCCGGCGAGAACGTCGACGGCCACGAGTACGCCGGGCGCGCGGTCGAGGCCGGCGCCGTCGCGGTGCTCGCCGCCCGCCCGGTCGGCGTGCCCGCCGTGCTGGTCGACGACGTGCTGGACGCGCTCGGGAAGCTGGCCCGCGCCGTCGTGCTGCGCGCCGAGGACGTCTCGGTGGTGGCGCTGACCGGCTCGGCCGGCAAGACCAGCACCAAGGACCTGATCGCCCAGCTGCTGGGGCACCTGGGAGAAACGGTCTTTCCGCCCGGCTCGCTGAACAACGAGATCGGGCACCCGATGACGGCCCTGCGGGTCGAGCCGACCACCCGTCACCTGGTGCTGGAGATGGGCGCCCGGCACAAGGGCGACATCGAGTACCTGACCGCGATCACCCCGCCGCGGATCGGCGTCGTGCTGAACGTGGGCACCGCCCACGTGGGCGAGTTCGGCTCCAAGGAGGCGATCGCCGAGGCCAAGGGCGAGCTGGTCGAGGCGCTGCCCGCCGAGGGCGTCGCGGTGCTGAACGGCGACGACCCGCTGGTACGGGCGATGGCCGCCCGCACCCGGGCCCGGATCGTGCTGTTCGGCGAGAGCGCGGACGCGCACGTCCGGGCGAGCGATGTTCGCCTGGACGCCACCGGAAGGCCGTCGTTCACGCTGACCACCCCGGCCGGTTCCGCAGCGGTGCGGCTGCGCCTGTACGGTGAGCACCACGTCTCGAACGCCCTCGCCGCCGCTGCGGTGGCGATGGAGCTCGGGCTGTCCGTCGACGACACCGCCGCCGCCCTGGGCGAGGCGGGCGCGCTGTCCCGCTGGCGCATGGAGGTCGTCGAACGGGCCGACGGTGTCACGGTCGTCAACGACGCCTACAACGCGAACCCGGACTCGATGCGGGCCGCGCTGCGGGCGCTCGTGTCGATGGGAGGCCGCGGCCCGGGGCGCCGCCGTACCTGGGCGGTGCTCGGCGAGATGCGGGAGCTGGGCGAGGAGAGCTTCGCCGAGCACGACGCCATCGGGCGCCTCGTGGTCCGACTGGACGTCACCAAACTGGTGGCGGTCGGTGGACGCGACGCGGCCTGTATGGAACTGGGCGCGAGGAACGAAGGTTCGTGGGGTGAGGAGTCGGTGCTGGTGTCCGATGCGGACGCGGCGGTCGAACTGCTGCGCGGTCAGCTGCGGCCAGGGGACGTGGTCCTGGTGAAGGCGTCCCGTTCGGTGGGTCTGGAGCGGGTGGCCGAGGCGCTGCTCGCCGACGTGGCGCCGCTGACGGGCGGTGCTGCCCTGTGATGAAACAGGTGCTCATCGCCGGGCTCATCGGCCTGGTGCTGTCGTTGCTCGGCACTCCCGCCCTGATCAAGGTGCTGGCCAAGCGCGGCTACGGCCAGTACATCCGCGACGACGGTCCCAAGGCCCACCACAGCAAGCGCGGCACACCCACCATGGGCGGCATCGCCTTCATCCTGGCCACGCTCATCGCGTACGCCGCGACCAAGGTGATAGCCGGGGAGAGTCCGACCGCCTCCGGTCTGCTGGTGCTGTTCCTGACCACCGGCCTCGGCCTGGTCGGCTTCCTGGACGACTACATCAAGGTCGTCAAGCGCCGCTCGCTCGGGCTGCGCGCCAAGGCGAAGCTGCTCGGACAGTCCTTCGTGGGCCTCGCCTTCGCGGTCCTGTCACTGCAGTTCAGCGACAGCCGCGGACTCACTCCAGCCTCCCAGCACCTGTCGTTCGTACGCGACTTCGGCTGGACGATCGGCCCGGTGCTGTTCGTGATCTGGGCCTACTTCATGATCGCCGCGATGTCGAACGGCGTGAACCTGACGGACGGCCTGGACGGCCTGGCCACCGGCGCCTCGGTGATGGTCTTCGGCGCCTACGTCTTCATCGGCGTCTGGGAGTACGGCCAGAGCTGCGCGTTCGTGCACTCCGCGACCAACAGCTGCTACGACGTACGCGACCCGCTGGACCTGGCGGTCGTCGCCGCCGCGCTGATGGGCTCCTGCTTCGGCTTCCTCTGGTGGAACACCTCGCCCGCCAAGATCTTCATGGGGGACACCGGTTCGCTCGCCCTCGGCGGCGCGCTGGCCGGCCTGGCGATCCTGTCGCGCACCGAGATGCTGCTCGCCCTGCTCGGCGGCCTGTTCGTGATCATCACGCTGTCCGTGATCATCCAGGTCGGCTCGTTCCGGATGACCGGCAAACGTGTCTTCAAGATGGCCCCGCTCCAACACCACTTCGAACTGAAGGGCTGGAGCGAGGTCCTGATCGTGGTCCGCTTCTGGATCATCCAGGGCCTCTGCGTGGCCGTCGGCCTCGGCCTCTTCTACGCGGGATGGGTGACCGGATGACCTCGACCCCCGACTGGGACGGCCTGCCGGTCGTGGTGGCCGGCCTCGGCCTCTCCGGCATCAGCGCCGCGCGCGTCCTGCACGGACTCGGCGCCCGGGTCACCGTCGTCGACGGCGGCTCGGGCGAGGGCCTGCGGGCCCGCGCCGACGGCGTCGAGGCCCAGGGGGTCACCGTCCGCCTGGGCGACGGCGACAGCCTGCCCGAGGGCACCCGGCTGATCGTCACCTCGCCCGGCTGGCCGCCGAGCAGCCCGCTGTTCGCCGCCGCCGAGGTGGCCGGCGTGCCGGTCTGGGGCGACGTCGAACTCGCCTGGCACCTGCGCCGGCCGCTGGCGGCCACCGGCGAGCCCGCCCCCTGGCTGGCCATCACCGGCACCAACGGCAAGACCACCACCGTCCGGATGCTCGCCTCGATCCTCACCGCCGCCGGGAGGCGCACCGCCGCCGTCGGCAACGTCGGGGTCTCGGTGCTGGACGCGGTGCTCGCCGACGAGCCGTACGACGTGCTCGCCGTCGAGCTCTCCAGCTACCAGCTGCACTGGGCCCCCTCGCTCCGTCCGCACTCGGCGGCCGTGCTCAACCTGGCCCCCGACCACCTGGACTGGCACGGCTCGATGGAGGCCTACGCCGGCGCCAAGGGTCGGATCTACCAGGGCAACGCCGTGGCCTGCGTCTACAACACGGCCGACCCGGCCACCGAGGAACTGGTCCGCGAGGCCGACGTCGAGGAGGGCTGCCGCGCCGTCGGCTTCACCCTCGGCGCCCCCGGACTGTCCGAGTTCGGGGTGGTCGACGGCCTCCTGGTGGACCGCGCGTTCGTGCCCGACCGGCAGAAGAACGCCGCCGAGCTCGGCTCGGTCGAGGACGTCAACCCGCCCGCCCCGCACAACATCGCCAACGCCCTCGCGGCGGCGGCGCTGGCCCGGGCGTACGGGGTCGACCCGAAGGCCGTCCGCGAGGGTCTGCGGGCCTTCCGGCCGGACGCCCACCGGATCGACGAGGTGGCGGTGGTCGACGAGGTCACGTACGTCGACGACTCCAAGGCGACCAACACCCACGCCGCGGCGGCCTCGCTGGCCGCCTACCGCCCGGTGGTCTGGATCGCCGGCGGCCTCGCCAAGGGCGCGACCTTCGACGACCTGGTCCAGGGCGCCGCGGAGCGGCTGCGGGCCGCCGTGCTGATCGGCGAGGACCGCGCGCTGATCCGGGAGGCGCTGGCGCGACACGCGCCGGATGTGCCGGTGATCGAGGCGGCCGAGGGCCAGACTGGCGCGGTGGCGATGGCGGAGGTCGTCGCCGCGGCCTCCGGGATCGCCCGACCGGGTGACACGGTCCTGCTGGCCCCGGCCTGCGCCTCGATGGACATGTTCGCCGACTACGGCGAGCGCGGCGACCTGTTCGCGGCGGCCGTCCGGGACCTGGCGGACATGTAGGACCCGCGCTACCGCGCGCCCCGCGGCCGGGCCGGGGCGAGCCCCGGCCCGGCCGGCGGGAAGGCGCCGCCAGGGGCCCGTGACAGCTGCTCCGGCGAGCGGGCCGTCGGGCCGCCGTCGGTACGACGCGAGAGCCCCGGCGGGGCTCGTGACGGCACCGGGAGCGAGCCGGGCCACAAGACGTTGGGAGCGTGCAGGGGTGGCGGGTCAGGGCAGCAAGGGCGCGGCGACGGCTCCGCCGGAGCGCGGCGAGTCCCCGCTGAAGCTGATCTCGGCGACCTCCACCACCTTCAAGTCGGCCGG
The sequence above is drawn from the Kitasatospora sp. NBC_00315 genome and encodes:
- the murF gene encoding UDP-N-acetylmuramoyl-tripeptide--D-alanyl-D-alanine ligase, with the protein product MIALTLAEVAAAVGGTLDGADPAATVTGPVVVDSRQVRPGGLFVAFAGENVDGHEYAGRAVEAGAVAVLAARPVGVPAVLVDDVLDALGKLARAVVLRAEDVSVVALTGSAGKTSTKDLIAQLLGHLGETVFPPGSLNNEIGHPMTALRVEPTTRHLVLEMGARHKGDIEYLTAITPPRIGVVLNVGTAHVGEFGSKEAIAEAKGELVEALPAEGVAVLNGDDPLVRAMAARTRARIVLFGESADAHVRASDVRLDATGRPSFTLTTPAGSAAVRLRLYGEHHVSNALAAAAVAMELGLSVDDTAAALGEAGALSRWRMEVVERADGVTVVNDAYNANPDSMRAALRALVSMGGRGPGRRRTWAVLGEMRELGEESFAEHDAIGRLVVRLDVTKLVAVGGRDAACMELGARNEGSWGEESVLVSDADAAVELLRGQLRPGDVVLVKASRSVGLERVAEALLADVAPLTGGAAL
- the mraY gene encoding phospho-N-acetylmuramoyl-pentapeptide-transferase; the encoded protein is MKQVLIAGLIGLVLSLLGTPALIKVLAKRGYGQYIRDDGPKAHHSKRGTPTMGGIAFILATLIAYAATKVIAGESPTASGLLVLFLTTGLGLVGFLDDYIKVVKRRSLGLRAKAKLLGQSFVGLAFAVLSLQFSDSRGLTPASQHLSFVRDFGWTIGPVLFVIWAYFMIAAMSNGVNLTDGLDGLATGASVMVFGAYVFIGVWEYGQSCAFVHSATNSCYDVRDPLDLAVVAAALMGSCFGFLWWNTSPAKIFMGDTGSLALGGALAGLAILSRTEMLLALLGGLFVIITLSVIIQVGSFRMTGKRVFKMAPLQHHFELKGWSEVLIVVRFWIIQGLCVAVGLGLFYAGWVTG
- the murD gene encoding UDP-N-acetylmuramoyl-L-alanine--D-glutamate ligase, with protein sequence MTSTPDWDGLPVVVAGLGLSGISAARVLHGLGARVTVVDGGSGEGLRARADGVEAQGVTVRLGDGDSLPEGTRLIVTSPGWPPSSPLFAAAEVAGVPVWGDVELAWHLRRPLAATGEPAPWLAITGTNGKTTTVRMLASILTAAGRRTAAVGNVGVSVLDAVLADEPYDVLAVELSSYQLHWAPSLRPHSAAVLNLAPDHLDWHGSMEAYAGAKGRIYQGNAVACVYNTADPATEELVREADVEEGCRAVGFTLGAPGLSEFGVVDGLLVDRAFVPDRQKNAAELGSVEDVNPPAPHNIANALAAAALARAYGVDPKAVREGLRAFRPDAHRIDEVAVVDEVTYVDDSKATNTHAAAASLAAYRPVVWIAGGLAKGATFDDLVQGAAERLRAAVLIGEDRALIREALARHAPDVPVIEAAEGQTGAVAMAEVVAAASGIARPGDTVLLAPACASMDMFADYGERGDLFAAAVRDLADM
- a CDS encoding penicillin-binding transpeptidase domain-containing protein, encoding MSTPRQPPGGPGDRKPPPRGSGERPRAQSPRTPRAPGPRRAAGQPPEPPARSGPRPGQPKAAQPKAGRSTPGQPGAGRSGDQQRRPAPAAGSTARRPGRTQRSELRSGPAGPRPRPAARPQPRKIRLADPRKRLRLVTVVLSLVFSVFAGRLVQLQLIDSDALAADANTNRYQEIPLTAERGSITSSDGVALATTVDAYDITADPQMFTPAATGVPDAPEQAAALLAPILGVPKEQLASDLHTPKTRYKRLAAQQTPDTKNQISDLKAGLDKQAGSKACQAQKALLRLPADQGGRTRVDNECANPLAGVFNRDTQRREYPSGGLASNLVGFVNAEGVGSGGLEQQYQQQLAGKDGRSSYAQAGGRLVPTSGGSMDAAVPGTDLRLTVNRDIQWAAQQAITDQVANAGAQKGYVIVQDVKTGQVLAMATSPGFDPNDLRSAKADQLGNTALQDVYEPGSTAKLMTMAAVLDTGKATWDTHVTVPNTLQRSDHVFHDDVDHATWYLTLAGVLAKSSNIGTIEAAEQLGATQPESNKVLYDYLRKFGIGQPTGLGFPGETPGLLDRPEDWKASKQYTIPFGQGLSLNALQATSVYSTIANGGVRVAPSVVQGTTAPDGHYTPAAPAAQSRVVSEQTARTLTGMLESVVTDEQGTGGAAAIPGYRVAGKTGTANRADGKGGYSGYTASFIGFAPADQPRVTVSCVIQDPVNGHFGGQLCGPVFKQVMEFSLKTLQVPPSGSAAPNLPVDWKP
- a CDS encoding UDP-N-acetylmuramoyl-L-alanyl-D-glutamate--2,6-diaminopimelate ligase, encoding MTTEPHDVFPVTAAPAPAGAARSRFGPGRPEADSLPAVPKPDQTTVSPPRPDRVAALPLPEVARLLGLPPVDGGPVSGVTHDSRAVRPGDVYVAFPGANHHGAAFTAQAAAAGAVAVLTDPAGAELAAGAGLPLLVVDRPRARMGELAAAVYGHPADRLLTIGLTGTNGKTTTSYLVEGGLLGAGRAPGVIGTVEMRVGTERIKSERTTPEATDLHAILEVMRERGADAVTMEVSSHALVFGRVDGVTYDVALFNNLTPEHLDFHPDMEDYFQAKARLFAPGRSRAGVANADDAYGRRLVAEARIPMTTFSARGAADADWRAVDVQLGPVGSTFRVLGPDGAAADASVPLPGPFNVANALAAITVLVTAGLPLDRAVAGIAAVAGVPGRLERVDAGQPYVAVVDYAHKPDALQAVLESLREVTKGRLHVVVGCGGDRDPHKRAPMGAIAARLADTAVLTSDNPRSEDPLAILAAMLTGAAGVPETERGAVLVVPDRAEAIADAVTRAHAGDTVLVAGKGHELGQYVRDEIRPFDDREVLRDVISRSSAARGTRGVEQP